GTAGATCGGATGCGAGCGAAATTAGTAGGGGCAACTGACTTTTTGGGTAAACCTGTAGAGGCAGAAAAAGTTCTCAATATGCTTCACAAGTATTTAACCGTTTAGGTTGAACCAGTAGTGATGCCAGTGGCTCCCCTACACCAATTTTCAAGACAGTCAATCACGGGAACATCTCACTAAACTTGCAATGAAAATACCTCTTCCCTGTTCCCTATTTTTAAATTCTGAATTAAATAGTTAGGAATAAAAATGAAAAAAGTTCTATTAGTTGAAGATAGCCTCACAGAATCCGAAAAGATGACACGTTATCTCGAACAAGGGGGATATTCAGTTTATGAAGTTCGCAGTGGTGAAGAAGCTCAACTGCGGTTGAAACAACAAAAACCTGACTTGATCTTACTGGATTTGATTTTGCCAGGTCAAAGTGGATTTGAATTCTGCCGCAAGTTAAAAGCCGATCCGATAACAAAAGCAATCCCGGTAGTGATTTGCTCAACTAAAAACACAGATGTTGATAGAACTTGGGGCAATATGAGTGGTGCCGATGCCTATTTAGTCAAACCTGTAGATGAAAATACCTTGCTCCAGACTGTTAGTAAATTTATTCGCTAAAGGAAACTGGGGCAATGGTACAGAGCAATGATAGCTTTAGAGCGCTACCCATTCTGGAAAACTCTCCCCAAGGAAACAACCAGAGGTTTTTAAGATTTCCGTTAAATGGAAAGGTAAATGGGTTACTCCCACTAGCCGATTTGCGGGGAGTAATTCAAGTTGCACTCACAGAGATTTTACCAGTGCCGCAGACCGCAGAATTCTTGTTAGGCATCATGAATTGGCGGGGAGAAGCTATCTGGATTCTCGATTTAGCAGGTTTACTGGGAGCAACACACTGGTGTCGGCGAGAAAATGTACGCAACTCTGGCATGGCGATGCTTGTGCAAGTCCAGAATCAAACTGTCGGGCTGTTGGTAGAGCAAGTCAATACCATTGAAGTTTACGATTCCCAAGAACGGTTAGCGATTTCGGCATCGATGTTACCCGCCCGACTCAAATCTTTCTTACAGGGTTACTTTATGGATGCTCAAGGTAGCCCTTTGATGTTAGTTGACACCCATACTGTGATTCAAGCCCTTCAGTCTCTTTAACACTCTGCATTCTACTTATTAACTCCGACAACTTTAATAGCAAGAAAGATTATGGTAACGCAACCCAATCTTAGACCTAACCAACCACACTCAACTTCAAGCAACGGTCATCAGGACATCAGTAACGGGCATACCGTTGGTTTACCTACACAACAGCTGATCTCCACTCTCGAAGAATTGCGAACTGAACTAGATCAAGCTGATTGGGTGGAAACAGGGCCATTGCGAGACAGAATCCGCAAGTTAAAAGAATTGGTAAGTGTGTTGCCATATCAAGACAAAGGAGATGGATTAGAGGTAGACCAAGTACAGGCGATCGCTAGCAAAATCCGCCAATTTTCCGATCTAGATACCTTGCTTGCTACTGCTGTCATGGAGGTACAAAGCGCCCTGCAAGCCGATCGCGTGGTGCTTTATGAGTTTACGAATCCGACGCTGGGGATAGTTGTTGCGGAGGCGATGAGGGATGGTTTTACCCCAATGCTGAAAGAAAAACTGCCCGCCGTCACTTTTGGGTTAGGTTCTGCCAAGGTTTATCAACAAGAAAAATTAGTCGCGATCGCGGATACCTACACTGCTAGCTTGTCTCCTTACCAAAAGCAGTTAATGGAGCGGTTTCAGGTAAGAGCTTGTTTGAGTTTGCCGATCTTAGCAAAAGATGGGGTTTGGGGTTTGTTGGTAGTGCAGCAATGCACTGCTGCTCGCCAGTGGCAGAATGCTGAAATTCAGTTACTAAAATTAATTGAGCAGGAATTAGAAGCGCAACTGCAAGTTGCCGTGATTCAGGCTACGTTGCAACAAGAAGTGGAAAAAGACCAAATCCTTGCCGGTGTAGCGAATAAAATTCTCCAGTCCAAAGATTTGGATACCATCTTTCGCGTTGCCACCCAAGAAGTAAGACAGTCACTAAAATGCGATCGCGTGGCAATCTATCGTTTCCAGCCAGATTGGAGTGGGGAATTTGTCGCTGAATCTGCTGGATCTGAGTGGGTTTCTCTATTAGAAGAACAGCGAAACAATCCAGCAATTGTCAATAACGTTAACTATTGTAGTGTTAGGAACCTTGCAGACGAAGGGGGATTGGTTGGGACAACAGGGCGATCGCACAGTGCAGATAGTTACATTCAGCACACCCAAGGCAAAAATTTCCATCGCGGACAGGTCTATCGAGTCACCAATGATATCTACAGTGCTGGTTTTTCTGATTGCTATATCAAAATTTTAGAAACCTATCAAGCCAAAGCATACATTATTGTTGCCATCTTCCAGGGAGAAAAGTTGTGGGGCTTGCTCGCTGCCTATCAAAATTCTCAACCTCGTCAGTGGAAAGATAGTGAAGTTCGACTAATGGTGCAGGTTGCATCCCTGTCTAGTATTGCTATTCAACAGGTGCAATATCAGCAGCAACTTTATAATCGCTCTGAGGAGTCAGCCAAACTTGTTGAACGAGAACGTACTGTTTTCGGCATCATTGAAAAGATTGGGCAAGCAACGGATCTTCGCACCCTTTTTCGCATTACAACCCAAGAATTGCGGCGATTTTTAAAATGCGATCGCGTTGTCATTTATCAATTTTATCCAGACTGGAGTGGAGAAGTTATTGCTGAATCTGTGGCTGCTGGTTGGTCGTCACTGTTGGAGATGCAGGAACAAGACGGCATTTTAAAAACAGGTCTAATGTCTTCAGAGCGTTGCAATGTTAAGGATTATGGCTCCCCTGTTAAACCTGATGCCGATACCTATCTGAAGGAAACCCAGGGTGGAATGTACGCCAAAGGAACGCGCTTCCGTAAAGTCAACGATATTTCTGCTGCTGGTTTTTCACCTTGTTATTTAGAAACATTAGAGAAGTTCCAAGCCAAAGCATACATCATTGTTCCCATCTTCCGCGCTGGTAATCTTTGGGGTTTGTTAGCAGCCTATCAAAATTCTGATGTTCGGAAATGGACTGATGAAGAGACCGGTGCTTTGTTGCAGATCGGCGAACCTTTGAGCATTGCTCTCCAGCAAGCTGAATATATCGAACAGCTACGGTTAAAAAATATCGAAATGACCCAAGTAGCTGAAGTAGAAAACGCCATCGCGCGCATGGCGGAAAGAATGCGTCATTCCCAACACGCAGAAACGATTTACCGCACTACCTTGGCAGAATTGCGGCAGTTGTTCAAATGCGATCGCCTAGCAATCTATCGCTTCAACTCTGACTGGAGCGGTGAATTTATTGCTGAATCTGTAGGAAGTGACTGGGTGCCTTTGGTTGGCCCCGATATCAAGACCGTATGGGAAGACGAACACCTACAGCAAACCCAAGGCGGACGCTATCGCAACAATGAAACTTTTGTCGTCAATGACATCTATACTATTGGTCATGCCCAGTGCCACATCGACCTATTAGAGCAGTTCCAGGTTAAAGCCTACACCATCGCCCCTATTTTTGTTGGAAACAAACTTTGGGGTTTATTAGGAGCTTATCAAAATAGCGGGCCGCGCCAGTGGAATTCCGAGGAGGTGCGATTGCTGACCAAATTGGGCATTCAGTTGGGGTTAACCGTGCAGCAAGCCGAGTACATTGAACAACTGAAAACGAAGAATGCAGAGTTGGCGCGGGCAGCAGAAGAGGAACAGGTGCTAACAGGGATGGTGGAAAAAATTCGCCAAGCTCAAGAGGCAGATACAATTTTCCTGAATGTGCTGCCAAGTTTACGCAAACAATTACAGTGCGATCGCCTAGCAGTATTTCACTTTCATCCCGACTGGAGTGTGGAATTTATTGCCGAATCCGTAAAAGATCAATGGCTGTCTTTAGCTGGTTCTGACATCAAAACGATTTGGATGGACGATCACTTACAAGAAACTCAGGGCGGACGCTATCGCAATCATGAAACCTTTGTTGTCGATGATATTTACACTGTCGGTCACGTTCAGTGCTACCTAGAGATATTAGAAAAAATCCAGGCTAAGGCTTATGCGATCGCTCCGATTTTTATTGGAAACAAACTCTGGGGCTTTTTAGGAGCATACCAAAATACTGGCCCTCGCGAGTGGAAATCCAAGGATGTGCAACTGTTGCGAAAAGTAGCTGTGCAAATGGGTATAGGCTTGCAACAGGTTAAGTATATCGAACAGCTCAAGAATAAGAATGCAGAGTTAGCCAGAACCGCAGAAGGGGAACGAGCATTAACACGGCTGTCAGAAAAAATTCGCCAAGTTCAAGAGCTAGATACAATTTTCCGCAATGCCCTACCAGAATTGCGATCGCACCTGGAATGCGATCGGCTTGCAGTGTATCGCTTCAATCCAGATTGGGGTGGGGAGTTTATTGCCGAATCCGTAAGTCGTGAATGGGTAGCTTTGGTTGGCCCCGATATCAGGACTGTATGGGAAGACGAACACCTGCAACAAACCCAAGGTGGACGCTATCGCCACAACGAGAGCTTTGTCATCAATGACATTTACACTTCTGGTCATGCCCAGTGCCACATAAAAATTCTTGAACAATTCCAGATTAGAGCCTATATCATCACCCCGATTATTGCCGGAAACAAGCTCTGGGGTTTGTTAGGAGCATATCAGAATGACGGGCCGCGGCAATGGCAAGATAATGAAATCAACTTGGTAGCTAAAATCGGTACGCAGTTTGGGGTAGCCGTCCAGCAATCGCAATACTTACAACAAACCTTAAACAAGAATGAGGAACTGATCAAACTGGCAGAACGGGAAGTAGCAAACGCCAGATTTTCCTATCGCTTGCCAAGTCGGTTAACAGAGATGGCCCAAACTCATGGTGATGTTCTAGAATTTGTCCAGTTTGCCACCCACGAACTTCGTCAACTGCTGAAAGTAGATCGAGTTGGAGTTTACCGTTTTGAGCCTGACTGGTCTGGAGAATTTGTAGTTGAGTCTGTGACTGGAGATTGGCCGAAGCTTGTGGGAACTAGCCTTGCCAGAGTTAGAGATACGTTTCTCCAATACAACAAAGGCGGGCGTTATGCCCGCAAAGAAAGCTTGCGGGTTGACAATATATATAGTGTCGGTCATGACGAATGCCACATTCAATTGTTAGAAACATGGGGAACTAAAGCCTACATGATTGCGCCGATTTTCCAAGAAGATCGGTTATGGGGGCTGATGGGAGTTTATCAAAATAGCGCAGCGCGCCAGTGGGAGCAATCAGAGGAGGATGTTCTTAACCAAGCCAGCGTCCAGATTGGTATTGCCCTCAATCTTGCAGAATACTTAAAACAGGTGCGTACTCAAGAGCAGCAACTAGCAGAAGCAGCAGAGCGCGAACGTACTGCACGGGAAAAACTCCAACAAGGAGCAATACGCGTTCTCATGGCTTTGGAACCATCATTCAGGGGCGATCTCACCGTTCGCGCTCCCTTATCTGAAGATGAAATTGGCACAATCGCTGATGGTTACAATACTACGATCCAAAGCTTGCGGGATTTAGTGCGACAAGTGCAGATTGCTGCCAGCAAGGTGAGTGAAAATTCCAGCAATAACACTACCTCAGTAGTAAAACTATCTAACCAAGCTCAACAGCAAGCAGAACGGCTCGAACGTGCTTTGGAACAATTACAAATGATGGTAACTTCCACCCAGGTAGTTGCTGTTGATGCCCAAAGAGTAGGACAGGCGGTTCAAGAAGCTAATAAAACCGTCCAAGCTGGCGATTCGCTGATGGAAAGAACGGTAGAAGGTATTTTGGAGATTCGGGAAACTGTATCCGAAACAGCGAAGAAGATTAAACGCCTCGGTGAAGCTTCTCAGAAAATCTCGAAAGTAGTGAGTTTGATTGAAAACTTTGCCACTCAAACTAACTTACTGGCTCTCAATGCGGCGATTGAGGCTACCCGTGCTGGAGAATACGGCAAAGGCTTTGCGGTGGTTGCAGATGAAGTTCGTTCCCTGGCTTATCAGTCAGCGAGTGCTACCACAGAAATTGAGCGACTCGTGCAAGAAATTCAAAG
This window of the Nostoc sp. HK-01 genome carries:
- a CDS encoding response regulator receiver, CheY, encoding MKKVLLVEDSLTESEKMTRYLEQGGYSVYEVRSGEEAQLRLKQQKPDLILLDLILPGQSGFEFCRKLKADPITKAIPVVICSTKNTDVDRTWGNMSGADAYLVKPVDENTLLQTVSKFIR
- a CDS encoding putative CheW protein, with amino-acid sequence MVQSNDSFRALPILENSPQGNNQRFLRFPLNGKVNGLLPLADLRGVIQVALTEILPVPQTAEFLLGIMNWRGEAIWILDLAGLLGATHWCRRENVRNSGMAMLVQVQNQTVGLLVEQVNTIEVYDSQERLAISASMLPARLKSFLQGYFMDAQGSPLMLVDTHTVIQALQSL
- a CDS encoding methyl-accepting chemotaxis sensory transducer with phytochrome sensor; the protein is MVTQPNLRPNQPHSTSSNGHQDISNGHTVGLPTQQLISTLEELRTELDQADWVETGPLRDRIRKLKELVSVLPYQDKGDGLEVDQVQAIASKIRQFSDLDTLLATAVMEVQSALQADRVVLYEFTNPTLGIVVAEAMRDGFTPMLKEKLPAVTFGLGSAKVYQQEKLVAIADTYTASLSPYQKQLMERFQVRACLSLPILAKDGVWGLLVVQQCTAARQWQNAEIQLLKLIEQELEAQLQVAVIQATLQQEVEKDQILAGVANKILQSKDLDTIFRVATQEVRQSLKCDRVAIYRFQPDWSGEFVAESAGSEWVSLLEEQRNNPAIVNNVNYCSVRNLADEGGLVGTTGRSHSADSYIQHTQGKNFHRGQVYRVTNDIYSAGFSDCYIKILETYQAKAYIIVAIFQGEKLWGLLAAYQNSQPRQWKDSEVRLMVQVASLSSIAIQQVQYQQQLYNRSEESAKLVERERTVFGIIEKIGQATDLRTLFRITTQELRRFLKCDRVVIYQFYPDWSGEVIAESVAAGWSSLLEMQEQDGILKTGLMSSERCNVKDYGSPVKPDADTYLKETQGGMYAKGTRFRKVNDISAAGFSPCYLETLEKFQAKAYIIVPIFRAGNLWGLLAAYQNSDVRKWTDEETGALLQIGEPLSIALQQAEYIEQLRLKNIEMTQVAEVENAIARMAERMRHSQHAETIYRTTLAELRQLFKCDRLAIYRFNSDWSGEFIAESVGSDWVPLVGPDIKTVWEDEHLQQTQGGRYRNNETFVVNDIYTIGHAQCHIDLLEQFQVKAYTIAPIFVGNKLWGLLGAYQNSGPRQWNSEEVRLLTKLGIQLGLTVQQAEYIEQLKTKNAELARAAEEEQVLTGMVEKIRQAQEADTIFLNVLPSLRKQLQCDRLAVFHFHPDWSVEFIAESVKDQWLSLAGSDIKTIWMDDHLQETQGGRYRNHETFVVDDIYTVGHVQCYLEILEKIQAKAYAIAPIFIGNKLWGFLGAYQNTGPREWKSKDVQLLRKVAVQMGIGLQQVKYIEQLKNKNAELARTAEGERALTRLSEKIRQVQELDTIFRNALPELRSHLECDRLAVYRFNPDWGGEFIAESVSREWVALVGPDIRTVWEDEHLQQTQGGRYRHNESFVINDIYTSGHAQCHIKILEQFQIRAYIITPIIAGNKLWGLLGAYQNDGPRQWQDNEINLVAKIGTQFGVAVQQSQYLQQTLNKNEELIKLAEREVANARFSYRLPSRLTEMAQTHGDVLEFVQFATHELRQLLKVDRVGVYRFEPDWSGEFVVESVTGDWPKLVGTSLARVRDTFLQYNKGGRYARKESLRVDNIYSVGHDECHIQLLETWGTKAYMIAPIFQEDRLWGLMGVYQNSAARQWEQSEEDVLNQASVQIGIALNLAEYLKQVRTQEQQLAEAAERERTAREKLQQGAIRVLMALEPSFRGDLTVRAPLSEDEIGTIADGYNTTIQSLRDLVRQVQIAASKVSENSSNNTTSVVKLSNQAQQQAERLERALEQLQMMVTSTQVVAVDAQRVGQAVQEANKTVQAGDSLMERTVEGILEIRETVSETAKKIKRLGEASQKISKVVSLIENFATQTNLLALNAAIEATRAGEYGKGFAVVADEVRSLAYQSASATTEIERLVQEIQSGTNEVTEAMEVGITQVVQGSNLIDETRHSLSAIVAATNEIGGLVQGITQAVSTQSQQSQMLTEAMMDVSAIARKTSQSAIHISESFEELRMTSQQLETSVSQFKVD